In Croceicoccus sp. Ery15, a genomic segment contains:
- a CDS encoding rhodanese-like domain-containing protein: MLLEKIKTSGLSHLSYLIGSGGKAAIIDPRRDCECYVEMARAEGLEITHIFETHRNEDLVSGAPILRDLTGARVLHGPNSVGTVEYAETAHQGDEFEIGQLKIRVLETPGHTDDHLAFVLHDTAYPDGPVGVFTGDALFVGDVGRTDFYPERKREVAGLLYDSLHKILDLGDQVILYPAHGAGSVCGSGMAEREFSTLGHERANNPRLQFESRDAFIDFKVEENHYQPPYFRLMERLNLEGGEAAPRVMRPKRLSLSELEKLDVDHLVDVREPLAFASGHLRGSMNLPVGMISAFAGWFIREGDNVALVASDEDQLEAAMTHLVRIALDNIEGGYVGVVPAAAQGKAMRTIPMIGTDEVERRLESDERDWTLLDVRDADERAQNAIEGSEHIYVGELNEQYHDLDLSQHYTLMCASGMRATVAAGWLASRGFEKLDVYLGSMGAWKAAHD; encoded by the coding sequence ATCGATCCGCGCCGCGACTGCGAATGCTATGTCGAAATGGCGCGCGCCGAGGGGCTGGAGATCACTCATATCTTCGAAACCCATCGCAACGAGGATCTGGTTTCGGGGGCGCCCATCCTGAGAGATTTGACCGGCGCGCGCGTCCTGCACGGTCCCAATTCTGTGGGCACGGTCGAATATGCCGAGACGGCTCACCAAGGTGATGAGTTTGAGATCGGACAGCTGAAAATTCGGGTGCTGGAGACACCGGGGCACACGGACGATCATCTTGCTTTCGTTCTTCACGACACTGCCTATCCCGATGGGCCAGTTGGAGTGTTCACGGGAGACGCGCTGTTCGTTGGCGATGTCGGACGGACGGACTTCTATCCCGAACGCAAACGCGAGGTCGCAGGTCTTCTCTACGATTCCCTCCACAAGATTCTCGATCTTGGCGACCAGGTCATTCTATATCCTGCGCATGGAGCGGGTTCCGTCTGCGGGTCGGGAATGGCGGAACGCGAGTTCTCGACACTCGGCCATGAACGCGCGAACAATCCGCGCCTTCAATTCGAAAGCCGGGATGCGTTCATCGACTTTAAGGTGGAAGAGAACCACTACCAGCCGCCGTATTTCCGGTTGATGGAGCGCCTTAATCTGGAAGGCGGCGAAGCTGCGCCTCGTGTGATGCGACCCAAGCGCCTGTCGCTGTCCGAATTGGAAAAGCTTGACGTCGACCACTTGGTCGATGTGCGCGAGCCGCTCGCGTTTGCCTCAGGCCATCTTCGCGGTTCCATGAACCTGCCAGTCGGGATGATCTCGGCATTCGCCGGATGGTTCATCCGTGAAGGCGACAATGTCGCTCTTGTCGCTTCCGATGAAGACCAGCTCGAAGCTGCTATGACGCATCTCGTGCGGATCGCACTCGACAATATCGAAGGCGGTTATGTCGGCGTCGTGCCTGCCGCTGCCCAAGGCAAGGCGATGCGGACTATCCCGATGATCGGGACCGACGAAGTTGAACGGCGACTGGAGAGCGACGAACGTGACTGGACGCTGCTTGATGTGAGGGATGCGGACGAACGCGCGCAAAACGCGATCGAGGGTTCCGAGCATATCTACGTGGGTGAACTCAACGAGCAGTATCACGATCTCGATCTGTCACAGCATTACACCCTGATGTGTGCAAGCGGGATGCGGGCCACGGTTGCTGCAGGATGGCTTGCGAGCCGCGGCTTCGAAAAGCTGGATGTCTATCTCGGCTCCATGGGTGCATGGAAAGCGGCCCATGACTGA